One window from the genome of Megalobrama amblycephala isolate DHTTF-2021 linkage group LG4, ASM1881202v1, whole genome shotgun sequence encodes:
- the frmpd1b gene encoding FERM and PDZ domain-containing protein 1 isoform X1 — MEERERSRSRSPRRVRRVEQVVGKWLRRSRDSLSRERILGGRRSRSGDSGQQNFPVKVTVEVIRDAVLDSHGFTLSAQHPLLVRDVTPGGPADGQLFPGDQILKVNNKAIEDLSPENTEQMIRECQDSVTMMILRNMTNPKSSFITAEKRARLRRNPVKVRFAEEVVVNGHTQGNSLLFLPNVLKVYLENGQTKAFKFHKTTTVKDIVLTLKERLSIRSIEHFSLVLEQQYNITKLLLLHEEELIQKVVQKKDSHDYRCLFRVCFIPRDPMDLLQDDPVAFEYLFQQSVGDVLQERYAVEMKCNTALRLAALHMHEKLASCGQTTRASVKSIVKEFGLESFISPTLLRNMREKDLRKALNHHMKKIQSLLEPRQKVISASQARLAYLTQMAELMSYSGRSYNATMLLQDRESLVSLLVGARYGISQILNHQLNMISTIIDFHYITRIEVLSESDRVSMVKIYLQDIQTISFSCNLQPIALLMESVAAKDLACLLAGYCKLLVDPNINVFRWGPRPKMRRIPAEEGYVSRCGSDSEDSSEDDYAMEGLLDTPLSEDTISTHTNDGTEEGEEAEGKSEAEAERVRVIVTHPFLEDEGDDVSKRDSVGDEDYAVRMDALLETGWYTDPRVNSSFSSLSSNSLNALEESIKAAIGGLGHMDASLEEKPSSGASGLDVHHPYLLEAPERLHERGSSNKPVRPCDLTYNSHSGLCFSELSQMSDSLPSPPAASDDALSEEDDDDEGNDGRISAMSAEFEAVLASCTTNSINAKLAGVNFQALFTRIHNHPACRQEGKSFPKNQTNEAKQQGPSSKIIAQSVLKRTVPSNVPEKSKNSRDSCSESEDEFYDAQDRFTPPITEQGLTDKSSDSENMRHSLSVYDIKACVDQTKAPESRDSKEEDSVSSENPKENPSLANHFTPLIPDSKNPELEVHQPSMILPPKPTPVETKPFSANPSMGQKAQHCNGDIPGRNAHLLEMEPDTMEFKPVTGPGPPLSSTLITAVRQATLPQQTLVDLETPQNGPRPQNGISDHVPACLEKKTTPNHVDLEGLDSQDIKPSQKEPTNAKGTTKFGEITTDSKGTLQQQSSDFLETRKTENKVPQKNAKPPIPPKPSFIVLQPPSKAVNAQSQKPEEKTKVPPNGLSLHPWSQRNGTSGTSTSPASTLSKGVSLSHENLRTELKAKSSTVKPTSASTTPTPSPSPLPSPSVQSVNIVPEDPAQTGNSFPSRTGSSGRLSATALRGKIQDMPWYLTRSQEILGTVALSNTISSTGNTATNGTSVNQESKVSPKATSVPSLINWKEKDAEVVIVKLKDGPEEVTPTPVKDTNGKPPMSSSHPDLRQKLSTEATELHRQFGTCKSEQPQSHKGNPSEIQLDNASSLSSVRPTHRDACGCHTVYANCFSGDTEDNCGFDDDLTVYEFSRRNRISKPPQPTPVASPATLSGPSPNVLSLLRDSPRPLSTSSELSPLLIPPRPLESLSLEHGPIDNPLRFLQGRHYVTGQKGTGLKDGYACLQRDIDELLLVLKKGPSAVHPPTHKGECQNDNVNRHSLSETERCLVQTEARRLASGCQRATRVGWAPDDALLSLGNSFGALVQLASTCMRVPCSDCGGCHGDIDADEALGKLEEIVDLYKEFVGAVETAREGEGVRLLAKQCTVLISTVFSLTQLFRTRTPDIDNGNVPLNF; from the exons GAGGCCCAGCAGACGGACAGCTTTTTCCTGGAGATCAGATCCTAAAAGTGAACAATAAAGCCATAGAAGATCTTTCCCCTGAAAACACGGAGCAGATGATTAG GGAATGCCAGGACTCTGTAACCATGATGATTCTCAGAAATATGACG AATCCCAAGTCTTCGTTCATAACAGCAGAGAAGAGAGCTCGCCTGAGAAGAAACCCCGTTAAAGTGCGCTTTGCAGAAGAGGTGGTGGTCAACGGACACACTCAG GGAAACTCTCTTCTCTTCCTGCCCAACGTTCTGAAGGTCTACCTGGAGAACGGCCAGACTAAAGCCTTCAAATTTCACAAGACCACCACTGTCAAG GATATCGTGTTGACTCTGAAAGAAAGGCTGTCCATTCGATCTATTGAGCATTTCTCACTGGTGCTGGAACAGCAATATAACATCACcaaactgctgctgctgcacgaGGAGGAGCTCATACAGAAG GTGGTCCAGAAGAAGGATTCGCACGACTACAGGTGTCTGTTCAGGGTCTGTTTCATTCCCAGAGACCCCATGGACCTCCTGCAGGATGATCCCGTGGCCTTTGAGTACCTCTTCCAACAG agtgTGGGAGATGTGTTACAGGAACGCTACGCTGTAGAGATGAAATGTAACACAGCGCTGAGACTAGCCGCTCTGCACATGCACGAGAAACTGGCGAGCTGCGGGCAGACGACAAGAGCATCTGTTAAGAGCATTGT taaggAGTTTGGTTTAGAGAGCTTCATCTCTCCCACCCTGCTGAGGAacatgagagagaaagatctgAGGAAAGCTCTCAACCACCACATGAAGAAGATCCAGTCGCTGCTAGAACCACGGCAGAAG GTGATTTCTGCATCTCAGGCCCGTTTGGCTTATCTGACCCAGATGGCGGAGCTGATGTCATACAGCGGGAGAAGCTACAACGCCACCATGCTG CTGCAGGACAGGGAGTCATTGGTGAGTTTGCTGGTGGGAGCGAGATACGGGATCAGCCAAATACTAAACCACCAGCTCAACATGATCTCCACCATCATTGACTTCCACTACATCACCCGAATAGAGGTGCTCTCAGAGTCTGACAGAGTCAGCATGGTCAAGATCTACCTGCAGGACATACAG ACCATCTCTTTCTCCTGCAACTTGCAGCCTATAGCCCTGTTAATGGAATCCGTAGCAGCTAAAGATCTGGCCTGTCTCCTGGCCGGATACTGCAAACTGCTGGTGGACCCCAACATCAATGTTTTTCGCTGGGGACCGAGACCTAAAATGCGACGCATTCCGGCAGAAGAAG GGTATGTTTCTCGATGTGGGAGCGATTCAGAAGACAGTTCAGAGGATGACTACGCCATGGAGGGACTGCTGGACACTCCGCTGTCAGAGGACACTATATCCACTCATACAAATGATGGCACAGAGGAAGGAGAGGAAGCCGAAGGGAAAAGTGAAGCAGAGGCAGAAAGGGTCAGAGTGATTGTAACGCATCCCTTTTTAGAAGACGAAGGAGACGATGTGAGCAAGAGAGATTCTGTTGGAGATGAGGATTACGCCGTGAGAATGGACGCCCTTTTGGAGACCGGATGGTACACGGATCCTCGGGTCAATAGCAGCTTTTCCAGTTTGTCCAGTAACTCGCTGAATGCACTGGAGGAGAGTATCAAGGCAGCCATTGGTGGGCTTGGCCATATGGATGCCTCTCTGGAAGAGAAGCCCAGTTCTGGGGCTTCAGGTCTGGATGTCCATCACCCTTACCTCCTAGAGGCACCGGAGCGTTTGCATGAAAGGGGCAGTTCAAACAAACCCGTACGACCTTGTGACCTGACCTACAATAGTCACTCAGGTCTGTGCTTCTCTGAACTCTCCCAAATGTCAGACAGCTTGCCAAGTCCTCCTGCAGCCAGCGACGATGCATTGAGTGAGGAGGACGATGACGACGAAGGAAATGACGGTCGCATTTCCGCCATGTCAGCAGAATTTGAGGCAGTGTTGGCCTCCTGCACCACTAACAGCATAAATGCTAAATTAGCAGGAGTAAACTTTCAGGCACTCTTCACCAGGATTCACAACCATCCAGCATGTAGACAAGAGGGAAagagcttcccaaagaaccagACAAATGAAGCTAAACAACAGGGACCATCTTCAAAAATAATAGCACAATCTGTGCTGAAAAGAACTGTGCCCTCAAATGTCCCTGAAAAATCGAAGAACTCTAGAGACAGTTGTTCAGAATCTGAGGATGAATTTTATGATGCCCAAGATCGATTCACCCCTCCCATTACAGAGCAAGGCCTCACAG ATAAAAGCTCAGATTCTGAGAACATGCGTCATTCTCTTAGTGTTTATGACATCAAGGCTTGTGTGGACCAGACAAAAGCTCCTGAATCCAGAGACAGCAAGGAGGAGGACAGTGTCTCATCAGAGAACCCAAAAGAAAACCCTTCTCTCGCCAACCATTTCACCCCTCTGATCCCTGATTCTAAAAACCCTGAATTGGAGGTCCATCAGCCCTCAATGATTTTGCCCCCTAAACCTACACCTGTGGAGACTAAACCTTTCTCTGCTAACCCCTCCATGGGTCAGAAGGCCCAACACTGCAATGGGGACATCCCTGGCCGAAATGCTCACCTTCTGGAGATGGAGCCAGATACCATGGAGTTTAAACCAGTCACAGGGCCTGGACCACCATTGTCTTCCACACTAATTACAGCTGTACGCCAAGCTACCCTTCCCCAGCAGACTTTAGTAGACCTAGAGACTCCCCAAAATGGACCCAGACCTCAAAATGGAATATCTGACCATGTCCCGGCCTGTCTAGAAAAGAAGACTACTCCAAATCACGTTGATCTTGAAGGACTTGATAGTCAAGACATTAAGCCAAGTCAGAAAGAGCCAACAAATGCCAAAGGAACTACTAAATTTGGGGAAATCACAACAGACAGCAAGGGCACGCTACAACAACAGTCATCAGACTTTCTTGAAActagaaaaacagaaaataaagttCCCCAGAAGAACGCAAAGCCCCCAATACCTCCAAAGCCATCATTCATTGTTTTACAGCCACCTTCAAAGGCAGTCAATGCCCAGTCACAAAAACCTGAGGAAAAGACAAAAGTTCCCCCTAATGGTCTTTCTCTACACCCCTGGTCTCAGAGAAATGGTACCAGTGGTACCAGTACCTCCCCAGCCTCTACACTGAGTAAGGGTGTTTCTCTTAGCCACGAGAACCTAAGAACTGAACTAAAGGCTAAAAGCTCTACAGTTAAACCGACAAGTGCTTCAACCACTCCTACCCCATCTCCATCTCCCTTACCTTCTCCTTCAGTTCAGTCGGTAAATATTGTTCCTGAAGATCCAGCTCAAACTGGGAATAGTTTCCCCAGCAGAACAGGCTCGTCCGGACGTCTGTCTGCCACAGCCTTGCGTGGAAAAATTCAGGATATGCCCTGGTACCTCACCCGTTCCCAAGAGATCTTGGGGACAGTAGCACTCAGCAACACTATTTCATCAACAGGCAATACGGCAACCAATGGGACAAGTGTGAATCAAGAATCCAAGGTGTCCCCCAAAGCCACTTCAGTGCCATCTTTGATTAACTGGAAAGAGAAAGATGCGGAAGTAGTCATTGTGAAGCTCAAAGATGGACCGGAGGAAGTGACCCCAACTCCCGTGAAGGACACCAATGGGAAACCTCCAATGTCATCAAGCCATCCTGACCTGAGGCAGAAATTGTCCACAGAGGCCACAGAGTTGCACCGGCAATTTGGGACCTGCAAGTCAGAACAACCTCAGTCACACAAAGGCAACCCTTCAGAGATTCAACTTGACAATGCTTCCTCTCTATCCTCTGTACGTCCTACTCATCGTGATGCATGTGGCTGCCATACAGTCTACGCCAACTGTTTCAGCGGAGATACAGAGGACAACTGCGGCTTTGATGATGATCTGACCGTCTACGAGTTCTCCCGTCGAAACCGGATCAGTAAACCACCTCAACCCACCCCTGTTGCCTCTCCTGCAACCCTCTCTGGTCCCTCTCCAAATGTCCTATCCCTACTCAGAGATTCCCCTCGTCCCCTATCCACATCCTCAGAACTCAGTCCACTCCTGATCCCACCCAGACCTTTGGAATCTCTGTCCCTAGAACACGGACCAATAGATAATCCGCTCCGCTTTCTGCAAGGCCGCCATTATGTTACCGGTCAGAAAGGTACAGGGCTTAAAGACGGCTATGCCTGTTTGCAGCGAGACATTGATGAACTTCTTTTGGTGTTGAAGAAAGGACCTTCTGCTGTACACCCTCCAACCCACAAGGGGGAATGCCAAAACGACAATGTGAATAGGCATTCGCTTTCAGAGACTGAGAGATGCCTGGTTCAGACGGAGGCACGGAGGTTGGCATCAGGATGCCAGAGAGCCACACGGGTAGGATGGGCACCTGACGATGCTCTTCTGTCACTCGGAAACAGCTTTGGAGCCCTAGTGCAGCTCGCCTCAACCTGCATGCGAGTTCCCTGTTCGGATTGCGGAGGATGTCATGGGGATATTGatgcagatgaggccctggGGAAACTTGAGGAGATCGTGGACCTGTATAAGGAATTTGTAGGTGCTGTAGAAACGGCAAGAGAGGGTGAAGGTGTCAGGCTCTTGGCCAAGCAGTGCACTGTTCTTATTTCAACAGTCTTCTCGCTCACACAGCTGTTTCGGACACGGACACCAGACATAGACAATGGAAATGTACCTCTGAACTTTTAA
- the frmpd1b gene encoding FERM and PDZ domain-containing protein 1 isoform X2: MEERERSRSRSPRRVRRVEQVVGKWLRRSRDSLSRERILGGRRSRSGDSGQQNFPVKVTVEVIRDAVLDSHGFTLSAQHPLLVRDVTPGGPADGQLFPGDQILKVNNKAIEDLSPENTEQMIRECQDSVTMMILRNMTNPKSSFITAEKRARLRRNPVKVRFAEEVVVNGHTQGNSLLFLPNVLKVYLENGQTKAFKFHKTTTVKDIVLTLKERLSIRSIEHFSLVLEQQYNITKLLLLHEEELIQKVVQKKDSHDYRCLFRVCFIPRDPMDLLQDDPVAFEYLFQQSVGDVLQERYAVEMKCNTALRLAALHMHEKLASCGQTTRASVKSIVKEFGLESFISPTLLRNMREKDLRKALNHHMKKIQSLLEPRQKVISASQARLAYLTQMAELMSYSGRSYNATMLLQDRESLVSLLVGARYGISQILNHQLNMISTIIDFHYITRIEVLSESDRVSMVKIYLQDIQPIALLMESVAAKDLACLLAGYCKLLVDPNINVFRWGPRPKMRRIPAEEGYVSRCGSDSEDSSEDDYAMEGLLDTPLSEDTISTHTNDGTEEGEEAEGKSEAEAERVRVIVTHPFLEDEGDDVSKRDSVGDEDYAVRMDALLETGWYTDPRVNSSFSSLSSNSLNALEESIKAAIGGLGHMDASLEEKPSSGASGLDVHHPYLLEAPERLHERGSSNKPVRPCDLTYNSHSGLCFSELSQMSDSLPSPPAASDDALSEEDDDDEGNDGRISAMSAEFEAVLASCTTNSINAKLAGVNFQALFTRIHNHPACRQEGKSFPKNQTNEAKQQGPSSKIIAQSVLKRTVPSNVPEKSKNSRDSCSESEDEFYDAQDRFTPPITEQGLTDKSSDSENMRHSLSVYDIKACVDQTKAPESRDSKEEDSVSSENPKENPSLANHFTPLIPDSKNPELEVHQPSMILPPKPTPVETKPFSANPSMGQKAQHCNGDIPGRNAHLLEMEPDTMEFKPVTGPGPPLSSTLITAVRQATLPQQTLVDLETPQNGPRPQNGISDHVPACLEKKTTPNHVDLEGLDSQDIKPSQKEPTNAKGTTKFGEITTDSKGTLQQQSSDFLETRKTENKVPQKNAKPPIPPKPSFIVLQPPSKAVNAQSQKPEEKTKVPPNGLSLHPWSQRNGTSGTSTSPASTLSKGVSLSHENLRTELKAKSSTVKPTSASTTPTPSPSPLPSPSVQSVNIVPEDPAQTGNSFPSRTGSSGRLSATALRGKIQDMPWYLTRSQEILGTVALSNTISSTGNTATNGTSVNQESKVSPKATSVPSLINWKEKDAEVVIVKLKDGPEEVTPTPVKDTNGKPPMSSSHPDLRQKLSTEATELHRQFGTCKSEQPQSHKGNPSEIQLDNASSLSSVRPTHRDACGCHTVYANCFSGDTEDNCGFDDDLTVYEFSRRNRISKPPQPTPVASPATLSGPSPNVLSLLRDSPRPLSTSSELSPLLIPPRPLESLSLEHGPIDNPLRFLQGRHYVTGQKGTGLKDGYACLQRDIDELLLVLKKGPSAVHPPTHKGECQNDNVNRHSLSETERCLVQTEARRLASGCQRATRVGWAPDDALLSLGNSFGALVQLASTCMRVPCSDCGGCHGDIDADEALGKLEEIVDLYKEFVGAVETAREGEGVRLLAKQCTVLISTVFSLTQLFRTRTPDIDNGNVPLNF; the protein is encoded by the exons GAGGCCCAGCAGACGGACAGCTTTTTCCTGGAGATCAGATCCTAAAAGTGAACAATAAAGCCATAGAAGATCTTTCCCCTGAAAACACGGAGCAGATGATTAG GGAATGCCAGGACTCTGTAACCATGATGATTCTCAGAAATATGACG AATCCCAAGTCTTCGTTCATAACAGCAGAGAAGAGAGCTCGCCTGAGAAGAAACCCCGTTAAAGTGCGCTTTGCAGAAGAGGTGGTGGTCAACGGACACACTCAG GGAAACTCTCTTCTCTTCCTGCCCAACGTTCTGAAGGTCTACCTGGAGAACGGCCAGACTAAAGCCTTCAAATTTCACAAGACCACCACTGTCAAG GATATCGTGTTGACTCTGAAAGAAAGGCTGTCCATTCGATCTATTGAGCATTTCTCACTGGTGCTGGAACAGCAATATAACATCACcaaactgctgctgctgcacgaGGAGGAGCTCATACAGAAG GTGGTCCAGAAGAAGGATTCGCACGACTACAGGTGTCTGTTCAGGGTCTGTTTCATTCCCAGAGACCCCATGGACCTCCTGCAGGATGATCCCGTGGCCTTTGAGTACCTCTTCCAACAG agtgTGGGAGATGTGTTACAGGAACGCTACGCTGTAGAGATGAAATGTAACACAGCGCTGAGACTAGCCGCTCTGCACATGCACGAGAAACTGGCGAGCTGCGGGCAGACGACAAGAGCATCTGTTAAGAGCATTGT taaggAGTTTGGTTTAGAGAGCTTCATCTCTCCCACCCTGCTGAGGAacatgagagagaaagatctgAGGAAAGCTCTCAACCACCACATGAAGAAGATCCAGTCGCTGCTAGAACCACGGCAGAAG GTGATTTCTGCATCTCAGGCCCGTTTGGCTTATCTGACCCAGATGGCGGAGCTGATGTCATACAGCGGGAGAAGCTACAACGCCACCATGCTG CTGCAGGACAGGGAGTCATTGGTGAGTTTGCTGGTGGGAGCGAGATACGGGATCAGCCAAATACTAAACCACCAGCTCAACATGATCTCCACCATCATTGACTTCCACTACATCACCCGAATAGAGGTGCTCTCAGAGTCTGACAGAGTCAGCATGGTCAAGATCTACCTGCAGGACATACAG CCTATAGCCCTGTTAATGGAATCCGTAGCAGCTAAAGATCTGGCCTGTCTCCTGGCCGGATACTGCAAACTGCTGGTGGACCCCAACATCAATGTTTTTCGCTGGGGACCGAGACCTAAAATGCGACGCATTCCGGCAGAAGAAG GGTATGTTTCTCGATGTGGGAGCGATTCAGAAGACAGTTCAGAGGATGACTACGCCATGGAGGGACTGCTGGACACTCCGCTGTCAGAGGACACTATATCCACTCATACAAATGATGGCACAGAGGAAGGAGAGGAAGCCGAAGGGAAAAGTGAAGCAGAGGCAGAAAGGGTCAGAGTGATTGTAACGCATCCCTTTTTAGAAGACGAAGGAGACGATGTGAGCAAGAGAGATTCTGTTGGAGATGAGGATTACGCCGTGAGAATGGACGCCCTTTTGGAGACCGGATGGTACACGGATCCTCGGGTCAATAGCAGCTTTTCCAGTTTGTCCAGTAACTCGCTGAATGCACTGGAGGAGAGTATCAAGGCAGCCATTGGTGGGCTTGGCCATATGGATGCCTCTCTGGAAGAGAAGCCCAGTTCTGGGGCTTCAGGTCTGGATGTCCATCACCCTTACCTCCTAGAGGCACCGGAGCGTTTGCATGAAAGGGGCAGTTCAAACAAACCCGTACGACCTTGTGACCTGACCTACAATAGTCACTCAGGTCTGTGCTTCTCTGAACTCTCCCAAATGTCAGACAGCTTGCCAAGTCCTCCTGCAGCCAGCGACGATGCATTGAGTGAGGAGGACGATGACGACGAAGGAAATGACGGTCGCATTTCCGCCATGTCAGCAGAATTTGAGGCAGTGTTGGCCTCCTGCACCACTAACAGCATAAATGCTAAATTAGCAGGAGTAAACTTTCAGGCACTCTTCACCAGGATTCACAACCATCCAGCATGTAGACAAGAGGGAAagagcttcccaaagaaccagACAAATGAAGCTAAACAACAGGGACCATCTTCAAAAATAATAGCACAATCTGTGCTGAAAAGAACTGTGCCCTCAAATGTCCCTGAAAAATCGAAGAACTCTAGAGACAGTTGTTCAGAATCTGAGGATGAATTTTATGATGCCCAAGATCGATTCACCCCTCCCATTACAGAGCAAGGCCTCACAG ATAAAAGCTCAGATTCTGAGAACATGCGTCATTCTCTTAGTGTTTATGACATCAAGGCTTGTGTGGACCAGACAAAAGCTCCTGAATCCAGAGACAGCAAGGAGGAGGACAGTGTCTCATCAGAGAACCCAAAAGAAAACCCTTCTCTCGCCAACCATTTCACCCCTCTGATCCCTGATTCTAAAAACCCTGAATTGGAGGTCCATCAGCCCTCAATGATTTTGCCCCCTAAACCTACACCTGTGGAGACTAAACCTTTCTCTGCTAACCCCTCCATGGGTCAGAAGGCCCAACACTGCAATGGGGACATCCCTGGCCGAAATGCTCACCTTCTGGAGATGGAGCCAGATACCATGGAGTTTAAACCAGTCACAGGGCCTGGACCACCATTGTCTTCCACACTAATTACAGCTGTACGCCAAGCTACCCTTCCCCAGCAGACTTTAGTAGACCTAGAGACTCCCCAAAATGGACCCAGACCTCAAAATGGAATATCTGACCATGTCCCGGCCTGTCTAGAAAAGAAGACTACTCCAAATCACGTTGATCTTGAAGGACTTGATAGTCAAGACATTAAGCCAAGTCAGAAAGAGCCAACAAATGCCAAAGGAACTACTAAATTTGGGGAAATCACAACAGACAGCAAGGGCACGCTACAACAACAGTCATCAGACTTTCTTGAAActagaaaaacagaaaataaagttCCCCAGAAGAACGCAAAGCCCCCAATACCTCCAAAGCCATCATTCATTGTTTTACAGCCACCTTCAAAGGCAGTCAATGCCCAGTCACAAAAACCTGAGGAAAAGACAAAAGTTCCCCCTAATGGTCTTTCTCTACACCCCTGGTCTCAGAGAAATGGTACCAGTGGTACCAGTACCTCCCCAGCCTCTACACTGAGTAAGGGTGTTTCTCTTAGCCACGAGAACCTAAGAACTGAACTAAAGGCTAAAAGCTCTACAGTTAAACCGACAAGTGCTTCAACCACTCCTACCCCATCTCCATCTCCCTTACCTTCTCCTTCAGTTCAGTCGGTAAATATTGTTCCTGAAGATCCAGCTCAAACTGGGAATAGTTTCCCCAGCAGAACAGGCTCGTCCGGACGTCTGTCTGCCACAGCCTTGCGTGGAAAAATTCAGGATATGCCCTGGTACCTCACCCGTTCCCAAGAGATCTTGGGGACAGTAGCACTCAGCAACACTATTTCATCAACAGGCAATACGGCAACCAATGGGACAAGTGTGAATCAAGAATCCAAGGTGTCCCCCAAAGCCACTTCAGTGCCATCTTTGATTAACTGGAAAGAGAAAGATGCGGAAGTAGTCATTGTGAAGCTCAAAGATGGACCGGAGGAAGTGACCCCAACTCCCGTGAAGGACACCAATGGGAAACCTCCAATGTCATCAAGCCATCCTGACCTGAGGCAGAAATTGTCCACAGAGGCCACAGAGTTGCACCGGCAATTTGGGACCTGCAAGTCAGAACAACCTCAGTCACACAAAGGCAACCCTTCAGAGATTCAACTTGACAATGCTTCCTCTCTATCCTCTGTACGTCCTACTCATCGTGATGCATGTGGCTGCCATACAGTCTACGCCAACTGTTTCAGCGGAGATACAGAGGACAACTGCGGCTTTGATGATGATCTGACCGTCTACGAGTTCTCCCGTCGAAACCGGATCAGTAAACCACCTCAACCCACCCCTGTTGCCTCTCCTGCAACCCTCTCTGGTCCCTCTCCAAATGTCCTATCCCTACTCAGAGATTCCCCTCGTCCCCTATCCACATCCTCAGAACTCAGTCCACTCCTGATCCCACCCAGACCTTTGGAATCTCTGTCCCTAGAACACGGACCAATAGATAATCCGCTCCGCTTTCTGCAAGGCCGCCATTATGTTACCGGTCAGAAAGGTACAGGGCTTAAAGACGGCTATGCCTGTTTGCAGCGAGACATTGATGAACTTCTTTTGGTGTTGAAGAAAGGACCTTCTGCTGTACACCCTCCAACCCACAAGGGGGAATGCCAAAACGACAATGTGAATAGGCATTCGCTTTCAGAGACTGAGAGATGCCTGGTTCAGACGGAGGCACGGAGGTTGGCATCAGGATGCCAGAGAGCCACACGGGTAGGATGGGCACCTGACGATGCTCTTCTGTCACTCGGAAACAGCTTTGGAGCCCTAGTGCAGCTCGCCTCAACCTGCATGCGAGTTCCCTGTTCGGATTGCGGAGGATGTCATGGGGATATTGatgcagatgaggccctggGGAAACTTGAGGAGATCGTGGACCTGTATAAGGAATTTGTAGGTGCTGTAGAAACGGCAAGAGAGGGTGAAGGTGTCAGGCTCTTGGCCAAGCAGTGCACTGTTCTTATTTCAACAGTCTTCTCGCTCACACAGCTGTTTCGGACACGGACACCAGACATAGACAATGGAAATGTACCTCTGAACTTTTAA